The following DNA comes from Candidatus Binatia bacterium.
CGCTGGAGGCCCTGGCCCGCGCCAAGGCGCTGGCCGCCGCGGCCCCCGAGGCCGACCGCGCCTACATCGAGGCGCTCGGTTTCCGCTACGGCACGCCCGCGGGGGAGAACCGTGCCCCGCGCGACAGCGCCTACGCCGACGCGATGCGCTCGCTGAAGAACCGCTACCCCAACGACCCCGACGCCTCGGTTCTCTGCGCCGAGGCGCTCATGGACCTCCGGCCGTGGGATCTCTACGACGTGAGCGGCGCGCCCAAGCCGGGCGCCGAGGAGATCGTTTCGATCCTCGAGGGCGTGATCGAGAAGAACCCGCGCCACACCGGAGCGCTCCACCTGTACCTGCACGCCATGGAGGCGTCGGCGCATCCGGAGCGCGCGGAGGCCGCGGCCGACCGGCTCGCCAAGCTCACCCCCGAAGCGGGGCACCTGATCCACATGCCGTCGCATATCTACCTGCGCGTGGGCCGCTACGACGACGCCGCGGAGCTCAACGCCCGCGCGATCCGCGTCGACCGCGACTACCTGAAACGCTACGACGTCCAGTCCATCTACCGGATGATGTACTACCCGCACAACATCCACATGCGATGGTCGGCGCTCTGCTCGGCGGGACGGAGCGCGGCCGCCGCGGCGGCCGCCAAGGAGCTGCTCGAGGCTGTGCCCTGGGAGATGGTGCAGCAGATGCAGCCGATGGAGTTCTTCCGCGCCGTGGAGTACTACACGCCGGCGCGCTTTGGAAAGTGGAACGAGATCCTCGCGCTTCCCGCTCCTCCGGCCGGCATGCAGGTCACCACGGGCATCTGGCACTACGCGCGGGGCCTGGCGCTGGCCGCGACCGGCCGCGGCACCGAAGCCGGCATCGAGAACGACAGCCTGGCCGCGATCGCGGCACGGCTTCCGGCCGACGCCGCGTTCGGACTGAACCCGGCGCGCCCGCTCCTCGACTTCGCGTCGGTGCTGCTGCAGGGCGAGATCGCGGCCCGGGCCGGATCGACGGATGACGCCGTGCGCCTGCTGACCCACGCAGCCGGGATGCAGGACTCGCTCCGCTACGACGAGCCGCCGCCCTGGTACGGCACGGCGCGCCAGGCGCTCGGCGCGGTGCTGCTCGGGGCGGGACGCACGCGGGAAGCGGCGGACGTCTATCGCGAGGACCTGAAGCGCTACCCCGAGAACGGCTGGTCGCTGTACGGTCTGGCCGAAGCGGTCAAGGCTTCCGGTGAGGCGAGCGGTCCGGAGATGCAGCGCTTCAAGAAAGCCTGGGAAAAGGCGGACGTCCAGATCAGCGAGTCGCGCTACTGAGGGCGACAGATCGTCAGGACGGTCCTGCCAGGGTGACAGAAGGGGATTGTGCCGCCGAGGCCGGGCGGCCGGAGACCGCTCGTAAGTGGCGCGCTCCCAAGGGACCGCTCGGGCCCGGCGAGGCCCCGACCCGCGGCATGCCGATTGCATTAGGTGAGCGTGGCGGCGCGCAGCGGCAGACGGTTCGCGGGAGAGCGCGGATCGGCTGAAGATGGCCGACGCGGGTACATCCTGCGATGCGCGTAGTCCAGGAGTCATACCGAACTTAGCAAGCGTCGATCTGAGCGGTTGATGCCTTGCCGGCCGCGTCTGGCGGGCTGGAAACGGCTCCACTTGGCGTCCACAAGATCGTGTATGTCCCGGATACGGCAGCCTGCCCCGCGCGCCGGAACTCATAGAGCGAGAGCCCGCGACGTGCAGTCGTCGCGGGCTCTCGCGTTCCCGGCGGGTCGCGCCGCCCGGCGGGGACCGGGACATGATAGATTCCCGGGCCCATGACCGACCTTCCGGCCCGAAGCTTCGCGCTTCCCGACCTGCGCGTGGTGCCCGTCGACTGCCTGGTCCCCCACGAGCGCCACGACGAGCATCGCATGGGGCCGCTCACCGCGCGCCTGCGGAGCGAGGCGGTGCTCCGCAACCCGCCGATCGTCACCCCGGCCTCGGCTTCGGGCGAGGAGCGCTACGTCGTGCTGGACGGGGCCAACCGGAGCGAGGCCGCGCGCGCGATCGGACTTCCGCACTTCGCGGTCCAGGTCGTGCCCTACGAAGAACCCGACGTGCGCCTGCTCACCTGGAATCACGCGCTCGCGGGGGCGGACGCGGGCTCCCTCTTCCAGCTCCTCTCGTCGGTGCCGGGGATCGCCTGCTCCCGCGAGTCGCAGGCGCACGCGCGCGCCCTGCTCGCGCGCCGCGAGATCATCGCCTACGCCGCTTCGACCGGCGGAGCGATCGCGCTCTCCGCTCCCGGCGACTTCACGGAGCAGAATCGCGCGCTGAACCGGGTCGTCGAGGCCTATCGCGAGAAGACCCGCGTCTACCGCGTGGGCTCCGATTCGGTCGAGGCCGCGCTCGAGCGGATTCCCGATGCCGAGGCGATCGTGGTCTTTCCGCGCTACGCCCCCGCCGAGGTGCTCGAGCTGGCCGCGACCGGCGAGCGCGTGCCGGCGGGGATCACGCGCCACCTCGTCCGGTGGCGCGCCCTGCGCGTGAACCTTCCGCTCGATCTGCTCGCCGACCGGGAGACGTCGCGCGAGGAAAAGCAGGCGTGGCTGCGGTCGTGGATGCGGGAGCGGGTGGAGCAGGGGCACGTCCGGTTCTACGAGGAGAGCACGGTCCTTTTCGACGAGTAGCGCGTCAGGGCGCGAGGACGATCTGCCCGGCTTTCATCACGAACGACGGCGTGAGCACCGCATGGATGTCGCGCGACGGATCGCCCGGCACCGCCACGAGGTCGCCGGCGTAGCCGGTCTCGATGCGCCCGATCTCGCGCTCCAGGCCGAGCAGCGCGGCATTCACCGACGTGGCCGCGCGGAGCGCCTCCAGCGGCGTGAAACCGGCCCGCACCATCCAGACCAGCTCCCGGCCGTTCTCCCCGTGCATCGTGTACACCGCATCCGACCCGGAGCCGATCCGCACCCCCGCCCGACGCGCGAGCGCCAGCGAGGCGAATTGCTCCTTCTGCAGCGCCGCGAGCCGCTCGGCGTATCCCGGCGCGTATCCGAGCGCCGCGCCGTGATCCGCGTACCACTGGAGATGGTAGAGCGTGGGAACGAGGTAGGTGCCGCGGCGCGCCATCTCGCGCGCCGTCTTCGCATCGAGCCGCGAGCCGTGCTCCAGGGAGCGGACTCCCGCCTCCACCGCGCGCCGCGCGCCCTCGAGCCCCATCGCGTGCGCCGCCACCCACCGTCCGCGCGGATGCGCCGCCTCCACCGCGGCACGGATCTCGTCGCTCGTGTAGAAAGGGGTGCCCGACGTGTCGTCGAAGGTGCCGCCGGTCTCATAGATCTTGATCCAGTCGCAGCCGTTCCCCAGGTATTCGCGCGCCTTCTTCGCGATCTCCGACGCGTTCGCGGCCGTGCCGTCGGGAGGCCAGTGGATGTCGGGACGGCCTCCCCCAGGCGGGTAGATGGGTCCCGCCACGATCAGCCGCGGCCCGTTCACCAGCCCGCGGCCGATCGCCTGCGCGAGCGCCAGGTCGATCCCGTCCGCGTCCCCCATCTCGCGCACGGTCGTGAAGCCGGCGCGCAGCGTGCGCTCGGCGTTCCGGCCCGCCTCGAACGCGACCACGATCGGCGAGCCGAGATAGTCGTTCAGGTAGTTCGGGGCGCGCGTGGTGTCGGACCAGAGATAGGTGAGGTGGGTGTGCACGTCGATCAGCCCGGGGAGGAGGGTCATGCCGCCGAGATCCAGACGCCGCGCGCCCGCCGGGGCCTCGAGCGCGGGCCCGATCCGCGCGATGAGCCCCTTCTCGACGAGGATGCGCGTCCGGCCCTCGTGCATGGCGTTCCCGTCGAACCAGCGGGCGCACTCGATCACGACCGGCGCCGGCTCGGCGGCTTCCTGGGCGCGCCCACGTAGGGCCGGGACCGCCAGGGCGGCGAGCAGGACGAGCGCCGCGCCGAGTGCGCGCCGTGCCGAGGACGTCGTCACGAGCGCCCCGTGCCCGCCCCGAGCGCCACGTCGAAGTAGCGGCCCAGGATCCCGCGACCGGCGCGCTCAACTTCGGCGCGGCGCGCTTCCTCCAGCGTCCCGGGAGGGAGCTTCGGGGCCCACGCCTCGGCGAGCGCGCGGTCCACCTCGAGGTGGAACTGGAAGGCGTAGACGCGCCGCCCCAGCCGAAACGCCTGGTTCTTGTACAGCGGGCTCCCGGCCAGGAGCACGCCGCGCTCGGGCACGTGGAACGTGTCCTCGTGCCAGTGGACGACCGGGAAGGAATCGCCCTCCGATCCGATCACGACGTCGCCCCGCCCTTCCGGCGTCAGCGTGACCTCGCCGATTCCGATCTCCGGCACGGGCCCGCGCTCCACCCGCGCGTCGAGGGCTACGGCGAGGAGCTGCGCGCCCAGGCAGACGCCGAGAATCGGAAGATCGCGCTCCGCCGCGTCGCGCAGGAGCCGCCGCTCATGGACCAGATGCGGATGATCGACCGTGTCGTGGACGCTCATCGGCCCGCCCATCACGATGACGCCCCCCAGGTCGTCGGCGGCGGGTACGGGCTCTCCGCGATCCAGCCGGACGACGCCGATCGAAATGCCGCGCGCGGCGGCCTCGTCGGCGATGGTCCCGGGCCCCTCCCAGGGAACGTGCTGCAGCACCGCCCAGGGAAGCGCCTGAGGCGCCGGCGTCATCGCCGTCCGATTCCGAGGAGGATCGTGGGGAGCATGCGGCGGCAGAATAGCATGGCGCGTCTCCCGTGGAATCGCGGAGGATCGGCGGCGCGCGCGGTCACGCCGCGCCCCCCCTGCCGTAGTACCGATGCGAGCCTCCGGACGGCGGCCCGCTCGCCCAGAACCCGAGGGAACTCCGATGAACCGCTCGATTCGTATCGCCATGATCGCGGTCGCCGCGGCCGCTCTCGCCAACGCCTCGCCGGGGGACGCCGCGCCGGCCGCGCACGCCCCGGCCCTCGCCACGTTTGCCGGAGGCTGCTTCTGGTGCATGGAGACCGCGTTCGAGGGAATGCCGGGCGTGCTCTCGGTGACGTCCGGATTCTCGGGCGGGCCGGAGAAGAATCCGACCTACAAGGACGTCTCGGCCGGTAGGACGCACCATATGGAATCGGTCCAGGTGGAGTACGACCCGCGGCGCATCTCCTACGCAAAGCTCCTCTCCATCTACTGGCACAACATCGATCCCACGCAGGGGGACGGGCAGTTCTGCGACCACGGGGCCCAGTACCGCTCGGCGGTCTTCTACCGGTCTCCCGAGGAGCACCGGCTGGCGCAGATCTCGGAGCGCGCCGCCGCGGCCGAGATCCGCGTGAAGAAGCCCTTCGTCACGCGGCTGGTTCCCTTCACCGCGTTCTGGCCGGCCGAGGAGTACCACCAGGACTACTACCGGAAGAATCCCGCCGACTATCACGCCTACCGCGCGGGGTGCGGCCGCGACCGCAGGCTGAAGGAGATCTGGGGCGTGGTGCCGCACACCGCGGGCTAGGCGGGCCCGGCGCCGCCCCGAAACGCCAGGGCGGCGCCGATGCCGGCGGCGCGGCCGGTCGACCAGGCCCAGGCGAAGTTGTAGCCGCCGATCGGCCCGAACGCGTCGAGCATCTCCCCGCACAGGAAAAGCCCCGGGCGCCGGCGGCTCTCCAGCGTGCGCGGCTCGACCTCGGCGAGCGACACGCCCCCTCCCGTCACCTCGGCTTTCGTGTAGCCCTCGTCCCCGGTCCAGAAGAGCGGAAAGCGCGTGAGCGCGAGCACGACGCGCCGGCGATCCTCGCGCCGGAGCTGCCCCAGGGCGACCGCGCCGTCGACGCCCGATTCTTCGAGGAGCGCCTCGGCGAGGCGCGCGGGAAGCCGGGCGCGAAGAGCGGCCAGCAGGGTGCCCTCTCCCTCGCGCAGCTCCCGCTCCCACGCGGTTTCGTCGAGCGAAGTCCACCGCGCCAGCACGGGCTGCGCGCGCCCCTCCAGGCGCGCGCGCACGCATAGGTGGGAGAGATTCAGCACCGCGGGACCGCTGTAGCCCTTGTGCGTGAAGAGAAAACCCCCCTCGGAGCGGAGGCGCTTTCCGGCGCCCAGCGGCGCTTCGAGCGCGACGGAAAGGGAGATCCCCGAGAGCGCGGCGAAGCGATGCGGCGTGGCGACGAGCGGCGTGAGCGCGGGATAGGTGTCGTGGATCGCGTGTCCCAGCCGGCCCGCGATCGCGAGACCGTCGCCGTCGCTCCCCGTCGCGGGCACCGACAGGCCGCCGGTCGCGAGCACGACGCTCGAGGCGCGGATCGCCTCGCCGCTTTCGACGGTGACGCGCCATCCCCCGTCAGGGCCGGGCGCCGCGCCCGTAACACGGGTGTCGAACCGGCGCTCCACGCCGCGGCGCTCCGCGAGCGCCACGAGCGCGTCCCGCACGTCGCGGGATCGGTTCGACACCGGGAACAGCTTGCCGGTCTCCGCCTCCAGCGCGAGCGGGATTCCCACGACCGCTTCGAAGAAGCGCCGCTGCTCGTCGAGCGGCCACGCGAGAAGCAGCTTCCGCATCGTATTCGGCGACGACGCCGTCACGAATCGCGAGGGGTCGATCGCCGAGGGGAGCACGTTGCAGCGTCCCCCGCCGCTCATCACGATCTTGCGGCCGCCGTCGCGCGTCCGCTCCACGAGCAGCACGTTGGCGCCCGACTCGGCGGCGAAGAGCGCGGCCATCAGCCCCGCGGCTCCTCCGCCCACGACCACGACGGGGTTTCTTCGCCCGTTCATCATTCCTCCACGATTTCCAAACGGCGGACCCGCCGGGGCACGGCCCATGCAGTACCCCCGAACGCTCCTCCGGGAACGAGAGGAGGGACGGCATGACGGGCGCGATGGGCAAGGTAAGTACCTACCGCCCCGAACGATGGCCAAAGGATCGGCCGGAGCCCGACCCGACGTGGGGGCCGGGGTGCCGCCGGGATTCGAGAGTTCGAAGCAGGTGATGGCCTCGATTTACACCGGCCGACGAGCCTTGGGAAGTATTTACACGAACCGGCCCGGATCCCGATACCCAACAGGGGAAACCCCCGTTCAGGCTGCTTCCATGTGGCGGCCTTAGAGGTTTTGCGTATGGAGCACTATCCGAAGTCTATGAAGGGAATCGCGCTCGCAGCGCTGGCCTCCGTGCTCCTGTACGGGTCGGCGCTCGCGGTGCCGAGTCCCTCGAATCCCAGCTTCCATCCGGGATCCGATGCGGCGCTCACGAGCGCGACCCCCGCGGCCGCGCATTCGGCCACGGGCGCCAGGATCCTGTTCCGCACGAGCGATCGCCTGCTCGCCCGCGGCACCTTCCGAAGCGGCGGCGGCTCCCTCGCGGGAAACGTCGCGAGCATCGGCACGGGCAGCTCCCGCTCCAAGGCCCATTACATGTTGTCGGGAATGGTACTCGCCGCCCTGACGCCCCTTGCGCTGCACCATTCCGGTGAGCCGGGGGACAAGTCGGTTTCGGTGCAGACTCAGACCCCCGCGAGCTCGTCGCTGGCCAGCCTGGGCGACGCGATCTCGACGGGCCACGGTCATGGTCATGGGCGCGGCGGTGGCAACGGCGGTGGCGGCGGCGATGACGAAGGAGACTGCAACAACAACGATAACGGCGGCGACAACGGCGACGACGATGGCGGCGTCGTTTGCGACACCGGCGATCACGGCGACAACGACGACAACGGCGACAACGGCGGTGACTGCGATAACGGCGGCGGCTGCGACAATGGCGGCAACTGCAGCGGCGGTGACCAAGGTGGCGGCGGTGGCAACGGCGGCGGTGGCGGCGGCACCAGCCTCCCCGAGCCGGGAACCGTTCCGCTCGTCGGCGCGGGGCTCATGATGGCCCTCGCGTTTCGTTCGCGCCGGGACCGGTAGCATGGCTTCCTGACCGGAGGCGCCCGCGGGGGTGCGTTCCCCCGCGGCGCGCCGCAAGGTCCCCCCAGTCGACCGAGGTACCACTTCCCTTCGCGCCCCCATGCGCTAGCCTGAGTGGGACACTCCCATCGTCCCACTTCCCGCGCGAGGAGCCATCGGTGGCGCCACACGTCCCGCTGCACGAGCCCCATAAGATCAAGACCGTCCGGCTGATCTCCTTCCCCACGCTCGAGGAGCGGAAGCGCCGCCTGGCCGAGGCCCGCTTCAACGTCTACCGGCTCCCGCCGGCCCACGTCACGTTCGACATGCTCTCCACGGGCACCAGCGCGCGGAGCCAGGAGCAGCTCGCCGGCGAGCTTCTGGGCGACGAGGCGTATGCGGGCGCGAGGAATTTCGAGGCCCTGACCGCGGCCGTGAACCAGGTGCTGGGGCACACCTACGTCTGCCCCGCCCACAACCTGCTTGGGTGCGTGAAGCTGGTCCTGGCGGCGTTGGTGCCGCGGGGCGGAACGGTGGCGAGCAACGCCCGCGGAAGGGCCGGGGTCTTCGCGGCCCGGCAGGTGCGGCTCGTGGACGTGCGGGACGCGCGCGAGCCGGTGTTCACCGGAAACGTCGATCTCCTGGCACTTCGCGCCGCGCTGGCCGAGGAGGAGATCTCCCTGATCGACCTCCAGGCCTTCGCCGACGGCATGCACCCCTTCAGCCTGGCCAATCTCGAGGCCGTTCGCGCCGCCGCCGACAAGCGCGGCGTGCGCCTCCTGCTGGACGCGTCGCGCGTGATCGAGAACGCCTGGTACATCCAGCGCCACGAGCCCGGCCAGGACCTGCGCCGGATCGCCGACATCGTGAAGCAGATCTCGAAGACGGCGCACATCGTGGCGATCGACGGCGCGCAGGATCCGATGAGCCCCATCGGCGGCATCCTCGCCACCGACAATCCCGCCGATCACGAGCGCTTCCAGAACGAGGTAGTCGTCTACGAGGGGCTTCACACCTACGGCGGCATGTCGGGGCGCGCGATGGAATCGATGGCGCGCGGACTGGTCGAGATGGGCGACGAAGCCGAGGCGCAGTGGGCGATGCGCGAGACCGAGCACTTCACGGAGCGCCTGCGCGCCGCGGGGGTGCCTCTGGAGCGCGGTTGCGACGGCGCCTATCTCGAGGCGGCGCGCTTCCTCCCCGCGCACCGGCAGTACGCGGCGCACGCCCTCGCGGCCGCGATCTATCTCTCCTCCGGCGTGCGGGCGGTGGTCCCCGGCCCTTCGACGGAAGGAGATTACCTGCCGGTTCAGTGCCCCCGGCTCGCCATGACCACGTGGCAGCTCGACCAGGTCGCCGACGCCATCGTGAACGTCTACCGCCAGCGCGACAAGGTGGCGCGCCTGGAGCTGATGACGGGCGGCGCGTGGAACGACGAGCTGGAGTTCCGTTCCGTCTTCTCCGAGCTCGATCCCTACGAATTCGACTGCTACCCGTTCGTGGTGCACACGATCGAGCGGATTCCCTCGACGACGCGCGAGCAGCGCGAGGGGGCGGTGCGCGAGGCGGGCTACAACACGTTCCTGCTCCGCTCCGCGGACGTCACGATCGACCTCCTCACCGACTCCGGAACGTCCGCGATGAGCATCGACCAGTGGGCCGCCTACGAGGCGGCGCGCGCGACGGCGGCGACCAGCGACGCCTACCTGCGCTTCGTGCAGACGATCCGCGAGACCTACGGCTATCAGCACGTCGTTCCCACGCACCAGGGCCGGGCGGCCGAGCACATCCTGAGCGAGATCCTGATCCGCCCCGGGCAGCTCGTCCCCGGCAACATGTACTTCACGACGACCAAGCTGCACCAGGAGCTGGCGGGGGGCGTGTTCGCCGACGTGATCGTGGACGAGGCGCACGATCCGTCCTCGCCCTTCCCCTGGAAGGGGAACATCGATCTCGAGAAGCTCCAGAGCCTGGTCGCGCGGCATGGCGCGGAGCAGATCGCCTACGTTTCGTTCGAGCAGAGCGTGAACATGGCCGGCGGCCAGCCGGTCAGCATGCGGAACATGCAGGAGGTCTACGCGCTCTGCAGCGAGATCGGGATCCCCGTGTTCTTCGACGCGACGCGCGCCGTGGAGAACGCCTACTTCATCCAGAAGCGCGACCCGCACTACCACGCCACGCACATCCGGGACATCCTGCGCGAGATGATGGTCTACGGCGACGGTCTCACGATCTCCGGGAAGAAGGACTTCCTGGTGAACATCGGCGGGGTGCTGGCGTTCAAGGACAACGCCGAGTGGAAGCGGAGGGCCGACGAGCTGCTCCGCGTGTACGAAGGCGGCGTGGCCGACGGGGGCCTCTGCCCGGGCGATCTGGCCGCCATGGAGCGGGGCGTGATCGAGATGCTCGACGACCGCTACATCCGCACGCGCGTGGAGCAGGCCGCGTTCCTAGGGCGGCTCCTCACCGAGGCGGGCGTCCCCATCGTCACCCCGGCGGGTAGCCACGCCATCTTCATCGACGCGCGGCGCTTCCTGCCCCACGTCGACCAGGATCAGTACCCGGCGCAGCGGCTGGCCGCGGAGATCTACGTCGAGACCGGCGTGCGCGTGATGGAGCGCGGCAACGTCTCGAAGGGGCGCGACCCCGACACCGGGAAGAATTACCGCCCGGCCCTGGAGCTGGTTCGCCTGACGATCCCGCGACGGGTTTACACCAACGATCACATGCGCGCGGTCGCGGAGGGGATCATCCGGGTCTGGAAGCGGCGCGAATCGATCGGGGGTCTGGCCTTCGTCTACGAGCCGCCCCACCTGCGGTTCTTCCGCGGGCGGTTCGCGCCGGCGGAGAGGGTCGCGGCGCCGAAGGAGGCCGCAGCGCCGGTCGGCTGACCGGCGAGGCTCGAGGAGCCCGGGCGAGCGGGCTAGCCCGCGCCGCCCTCGTCGTCGGCGAGCCGGCGGCCCCGGGCCGCCGAGGCCCGGATGTAGTCGCGGTTCATGCGCGCGATGTTGTCGATCGTGATCCCCTTGGGGCAGACCGCCTCGCATTCGCGGTGGTTGCTGCATCCGCCGAAACCCTCGGCGTCCATCTGCCACACCATGGCCAGCGCGCGCCGCTCCCGCTCCGCCTGTCCCTGCGGCAGGAGCCCCAGGTGGGCCACCTTGGCGGCCGTGAAGAGCATCGCCGAGGCGTTCGGGCACGCCGCCACGCAGGCGCCGCAACCGATGCACGCCGCGGCGTCCATGGCGAGCTCGGCGTTCTCCTTGGGCACGGGGAGGCTGTTCGCCTCGGGCGCGCTCCCCGTGGGCGCCGTCACGAAGCCTCCGGCCGCGATGATCCGGTCGAGCGGCGAGCGGTCCACGACGAGGTCCCGGATCACCGGGAACGAGGCGGCGCGCCATGGCTCGATGGTGATCGTGTCGCCGTCCTCGAAGGAGCGCATGTGGAGCTGGCAGGCGGTGGTGCGCGCGCGGGGTCCGTGCGCGCGGCCGTTGATCACCATGCCGCACGTCCCGCAGATCCCCTCGCGACAGTCGCTGTCGAACGCGATCGGCGGTTCGCCGTTCACCGTCAGCCCTTCGTTGACCACGTCGAGCATCTCCAGGAAGGACATGTCGGGGCTGATGTCCCGGGCTTGGTAGGTCACGAAACGGCCCCGCTCGGAGGCGTTCGGCTGGCGCCAGACGTGGAGGGTCAGGTTCACTTGTAGCTCCGCTGCGCCAGGTGGACGGTCTCGTATTCGAGCGGCTCCACGTTCCGGAGCGGCTTTTTGCCTTCTCCCTGGTACTCCCACACGGCCGCGTGGCAGAACCGCTCGTCGTCGCGCAGCGCTTCCCCGTCCGGGGTCTGGTGCTCCTCGCGGAAGTGGCCGCCGCACGACTCGTCGCGCTCCAGCGCGTCCAGGCAGATCAGCTCGGCGAGGTCGATGAAATCGGCCACCCGCCCCGCGTGCTCCAGGGCCTGGTTCAGCTCCTTCTCCTCCCCCAGGACGGCGACGTTCTTCCAGAACTCCTCGCGAAGCGGCGGGATCAGGGAGAGCGCCTTCGTGAGGCTCTCCCGGGTGCGGGCCATGCCGCAGTGCTCCCACATGACCTTGCCCAGCTCGCGGTGGAACGAGGTGACCGTGCGCTTGCCATGGATCGAGAGGAGCCGCCGCGTGCGCGCCTCCACCTCCTGCTCCGCGCGCTTCACCTCGGGATGCGTGCGGTCCACGGCCGGCAGCTTCTGCGCCGCCATGTAGTCGCCGATCGTGTAGGGGATCACGAAATAGCCGTCCGCGAGCCCCTGCATGAGGGCGCTCGCCCCCAGCCGGTTCGCGCCGTGGTCGGAGAAGTTCGCCTCGCCGAGGACGTGCAGGCCGGGAATCGTGCTCATCAAGTTGTAGTCCACCCACAGCCCGCCCATGGTGTAGTGGGAGGCGGGATAGATGCGCATCGGCACCCGGTACGGATTCTCGTCGGTGATCCGCTCGTACATCTCGAAGAGATTCCCGTACTTTTCGCGGATCGCGCCCTCGCCCAGCCGGCGGATCGCGTCGGCGAAGTCGAGATACACGCCCCGCCCGCCCGGACCGACGCCGCGCCCCTCGTCGCAGACCTGCTTCGCCGCCCGCGACGCGATGTCGCGCGGGGCCAGGTTGCCGTAGGAGGGATACTTCCGCTCGAGGTAGTAGTCGCGCTCGTCCTCGGGGATCAGGGCCGGCGCCCGCCCATCGCCCTTCTGCTTCGGAA
Coding sequences within:
- a CDS encoding tryptophanase → MTGGAWNDELEFRSVFSELDPYEFDCYPFVVHTIERIPSTTREQREGAVREAGYNTFLLRSADVTIDLLTDSGTSAMSIDQWAAYEAARATAATSDAYLRFVQTIRETYGYQHVVPTHQGRAAEHILSEILIRPGQLVPGNMYFTTTKLHQELAGGVFADVIVDEAHDPSSPFPWKGNIDLEKLQSLVARHGAEQIAYVSFEQSVNMAGGQPVSMRNMQEVYALCSEIGIPVFFDATRAVENAYFIQKRDPHYHATHIRDILREMMVYGDGLTISGKKDFLVNIGGVLAFKDNAEWKRRADELLRVYEGGVADGGLCPGDLAAMERGVIEMLDDRYIRTRVEQAAFLGRLLTEAGVPIVTPAGSHAIFIDARRFLPHVDQDQYPAQRLAAEIYVETGVRVMERGNVSKGRDPDTGKNYRPALELVRLTIPRRVYTNDHMRAVAEGIIRVWKRRESIGGLAFVYEPPHLRFFRGRFAPAERVAAPKEAAAPVG
- a CDS encoding aminoacetone oxidase family FAD-binding enzyme, with protein sequence MNGRRNPVVVVGGGAAGLMAALFAAESGANVLLVERTRDGGRKIVMSGGGRCNVLPSAIDPSRFVTASSPNTMRKLLLAWPLDEQRRFFEAVVGIPLALEAETGKLFPVSNRSRDVRDALVALAERRGVERRFDTRVTGAAPGPDGGWRVTVESGEAIRASSVVLATGGLSVPATGSDGDGLAIAGRLGHAIHDTYPALTPLVATPHRFAALSGISLSVALEAPLGAGKRLRSEGGFLFTHKGYSGPAVLNLSHLCVRARLEGRAQPVLARWTSLDETAWERELREGEGTLLAALRARLPARLAEALLEESGVDGAVALGQLRREDRRRVVLALTRFPLFWTGDEGYTKAEVTGGGVSLAEVEPRTLESRRRPGLFLCGEMLDAFGPIGGYNFAWAWSTGRAAGIGAALAFRGGAGPA
- a CDS encoding PEP-CTERM sorting domain-containing protein (PEP-CTERM proteins occur, often in large numbers, in the proteomes of bacteria that also encode an exosortase, a predicted intramembrane cysteine proteinase. The presence of a PEP-CTERM domain at a protein's C-terminus predicts cleavage within the sorting domain, followed by covalent anchoring to some some component of the (usually Gram-negative) cell surface. Many PEP-CTERM proteins exhibit an unusual sequence composition that includes large numbers of potential glycosylation sites. Expression of one such protein has been shown restore the ability of a bacterium to form floc, a type of biofilm.) produces the protein MEHYPKSMKGIALAALASVLLYGSALAVPSPSNPSFHPGSDAALTSATPAAAHSATGARILFRTSDRLLARGTFRSGGGSLAGNVASIGTGSSRSKAHYMLSGMVLAALTPLALHHSGEPGDKSVSVQTQTPASSSLASLGDAISTGHGHGHGRGGGNGGGGGDDEGDCNNNDNGGDNGDDDGGVVCDTGDHGDNDDNGDNGGDCDNGGGCDNGGNCSGGDQGGGGGNGGGGGGTSLPEPGTVPLVGAGLMMALAFRSRRDR
- a CDS encoding amidohydrolase family protein, whose translation is MTTSSARRALGAALVLLAALAVPALRGRAQEAAEPAPVVIECARWFDGNAMHEGRTRILVEKGLIARIGPALEAPAGARRLDLGGMTLLPGLIDVHTHLTYLWSDTTRAPNYLNDYLGSPIVVAFEAGRNAERTLRAGFTTVREMGDADGIDLALAQAIGRGLVNGPRLIVAGPIYPPGGGRPDIHWPPDGTAANASEIAKKAREYLGNGCDWIKIYETGGTFDDTSGTPFYTSDEIRAAVEAAHPRGRWVAAHAMGLEGARRAVEAGVRSLEHGSRLDAKTAREMARRGTYLVPTLYHLQWYADHGAALGYAPGYAERLAALQKEQFASLALARRAGVRIGSGSDAVYTMHGENGRELVWMVRAGFTPLEALRAATSVNAALLGLEREIGRIETGYAGDLVAVPGDPSRDIHAVLTPSFVMKAGQIVLAP
- a CDS encoding type 1 glutamine amidotransferase is translated as MTPAPQALPWAVLQHVPWEGPGTIADEAAARGISIGVVRLDRGEPVPAADDLGGVIVMGGPMSVHDTVDHPHLVHERRLLRDAAERDLPILGVCLGAQLLAVALDARVERGPVPEIGIGEVTLTPEGRGDVVIGSEGDSFPVVHWHEDTFHVPERGVLLAGSPLYKNQAFRLGRRVYAFQFHLEVDRALAEAWAPKLPPGTLEEARRAEVERAGRGILGRYFDVALGAGTGRS
- the msrA gene encoding peptide-methionine (S)-S-oxide reductase MsrA — translated: MNRSIRIAMIAVAAAALANASPGDAAPAAHAPALATFAGGCFWCMETAFEGMPGVLSVTSGFSGGPEKNPTYKDVSAGRTHHMESVQVEYDPRRISYAKLLSIYWHNIDPTQGDGQFCDHGAQYRSAVFYRSPEEHRLAQISERAAAAEIRVKKPFVTRLVPFTAFWPAEEYHQDYYRKNPADYHAYRAGCGRDRRLKEIWGVVPHTAG
- a CDS encoding succinate dehydrogenase/fumarate reductase iron-sulfur subunit, with protein sequence MNLTLHVWRQPNASERGRFVTYQARDISPDMSFLEMLDVVNEGLTVNGEPPIAFDSDCREGICGTCGMVINGRAHGPRARTTACQLHMRSFEDGDTITIEPWRAASFPVIRDLVVDRSPLDRIIAAGGFVTAPTGSAPEANSLPVPKENAELAMDAAACIGCGACVAACPNASAMLFTAAKVAHLGLLPQGQAERERRALAMVWQMDAEGFGGCSNHRECEAVCPKGITIDNIARMNRDYIRASAARGRRLADDEGGAG